Genomic DNA from Oligoflexia bacterium:
AAAACAATCGCCAATAAATCAGATACCAACATATTGTTTAAATTAAGTGGAAACTCAAATCCTAGTTTGCAATAGGTTTGAGATTGATCGGATAAAATTCTTCTGTACTTTAAATGTTTATTGGAAGTTTTTTGCTTTTTAGGCTTACTTTTTTCTAAGTCCGTATTATTTTTGTTTTGTATGTCTGAAAAATTTACTAGACATTGTTCTAAGTAATTTATGGTTTGCTCAGGGTCAAACCCACCATGGACACATAAAGTCATATTATGCGCTTGATAGTGTCGATTATGAAACTGTTGAACGGCCTGCAACTCTAAGTCAATGGTTTTATCTTGTAAACTACGTTGTTTTAAACCATCATTATCGGTAAAAATCATGGCCAACAGTGCCTCACGGGCTTGAATATGTGGATCAAAAAGCTTTTTTTTCAATTCTTCAAATATAACTGCTTTTTCTATCTGCAATTCTTCATTGTCATAGTGATTGGATAAAATTGCCTGTAACTGAGCAGAAACGACTGGAAGAAAGTTTTTTTGGGTACTCACTGCATAAAAATGCGTGTGATCCTGTGCAGTTACTGCATTATGAACCGCACCATGCCTACGCATACATTGCAGTAGACTTTGTTTTTCACCAGATTCATCAATGATCTTTTTTCGGTAATACAAATGCTCAAGCATGTGAGAAATCCCTAAAATATCTTTGGATTCATGCTCATACCCTGCATTAACCCACAACATAGAACAAACCAATTCTTCATCTTGGCGTGGGCATAGTAAGACGTTTAAACCATTGGATAACTTATAAACCTGAGCTTGTTTCAAGACTTGATGATACTAACATGCTCCTCCTTATGCGTCATGAAAAACTTTAGTAATGACATACTTTACTGTTTCCTCAATCTTGAAATTCACACATACCTACAATAACAAACCCACGAATATAATAGCTCTCATAACTATAGCTATCGACTATAGCATCATTTTATGCTAATTTGCCGGATATTATGTTTGGCTGGAGTATACAAGATATCCTAAACTTTATTTATACCATAACCTTAGAAACTGTATTCTTAGGCTTTTGTATTATTCTTATGGGCTTATCAGTTAGCGAAATCAAGAAGCGCCGTAAGGTTTTTGGGCACACCCTTCTTTTTCTCTTGGGCGGACTACTTATATTGGTCAGTTTTTACGTTAGTATGATTTTTCTTGAGGGATAAACATGGTAGAAAAAAAATCTAAAAAAATGGCTTTTGAAGTTGCCTTAGAAGAACTTGAAACAATTGTCAGTCAACTTGAATCCAAAGACATGCCCCTAGAAAAATCTTTGGCATTGTTTGAAAAAGGCATCAGTTTATCAAAAACCTGCACCCAACAAATCAGTGAAGCGGAAGATAAAGTGGATCAATTGCTACAGCAACTGCAGCAAAATCAAGAACAAGATGATTAATTGTTATGATACAGGAACACCTCACCCAGCTTCTACAACTGACAAAAGATCAGTGTGACACATACCTTAAACAATATCTTAAACAGCAAAATAACTTTTCAACACGTTTGCAGGAAGCTTGTGAATACAGTTTATTTGCCGGAGGTAAACGCATTAGACCCGCCTTAAGTTTTGCTTTGGCAAAAGACTTAGGTGTTGAAAATATTGACCAGATCACCCCCATTGGAGCAGCCTTAGAGTGCATTCATACTTATTCTCTAATTCATGATGATTTACCTGCCATGGATGATGACAGTTTACGTCGCGGTCAAGCTACCTGTCATATTGCTTTTGATGAAGCCACAGCTATTCTTGCCGGAGATGCCTTATTAAACATGGCTTTTGAAATTTTATCTTCTTCTCAATGGGATCTTGTTCCAGAGAAAAAAATTCAAATCATAGCTTATATCAGTGAAAAGTCTGGAGCTTGTGGCATGGTGGGGGGACAAATGCTGGATCTTCTCCATGAAAATAACCCTCATTTAGATCAAAATACCCTTGAGCAAATACACATGGGTAAAACTGCAGCGCTGATCAATGCTGCCTTAGTAGCTCCTGCCATTGTTTTAAATCTAGATCAAAAAAAACAAACACTCCTCAGCACCGTGGCTAACCAGATTGGTTTAGCCTTCCAAGTGGCTGATGATATTTTGGATGTCACCCAAGATTCACAAACCTTAGGCAAAAATGCCAACAGTGACCTTGAACAGCAAAAAAGTACCTATGTTTCAATACTAGGCCTTGAGCAAGCACAAAATGTTATGCATACTTTGCTTCAATCAGTTTTAAGCAATATTAAAGCTTTAGAGTTAAAACATAATAATCTAGAGTGTTTAAGCAAATTTATTATAGAGAGAAAATCCTAAACAATAGCTACGCAACAGTGAAAAAAACATCTGCCCGCATACGTCTTGATCAACTCTTGGTTGATCAAAATTTAGCTGATTCTAAAAGCAAGGCTCAAGCCATGATTATGGCTGGAGAAGTTTATATTGGTGAAGAAAAACAAAGTAAGCCAGGACATAAAGTTGCACAAGATAGCCCTGTCCAAATTAAAAATATTATTCCTACTTATGTCAGCCGCGGAGGTCTTAAGTTGGCTGGAGCCATCAAAGATTTTAGTATTCAAGCCAAAGGTCTTATTTGTTTGGATGTGGGAGCATCCACCGGTGGTTTTACAGATTGTTTAATTCAACATGGTGCTCAACATGTATACTGCATTGATGTTGGAAAGAATCAGCTGCACTATAAACTGCACCAACATCCAAAAATATCCTGGCGTGAATCATTGCATGTTAAGGATTTTTTAGCAGAAAAAACTTTTTCCCCAGTTAATCTTAAACATAAGGTTGATTTAGTTGTGATTGATTGTTCGTTTATTGCTTTAGAAAAAGTCATGCCCCACATTGTTGATACCTTACATGCCCAAAGTCAAGTCATAGCCTTAATTAAACCGCAGTTCCAAGCACAAGCCAAAGATTTAGTAAAAGGTGTCATCAAAGACCAAACTTTAAGACAAAATTTAATTGTGTCTTGTATTGATACTATTGAAAGCAGTTTACCTTTTAGATGCACAGCCAAGAGTGATTCTCATATCAAAGGTCCCAAAGGTAACCAAGAATGTTTTGTCTTGTTTGAGTATCAAGAATAAGCCTTAATTAATTGGTTAATTGACTTGGCGAAGCAGTCTTTTGATCACTTTATAACTTTTATAATGCTCTTTAACACTGTCAGGTTTTCGAATCAGACAGAAGGGTACTCCTTGTTTTTCATGCTGTTCTTTATACTGAATCTTAAATGTATGTTGTCCATACTGTCTATAGTCTTCTGTTGAAAAAACTGTACTTTCTTGGGTCCTCTTGGGAACCATACGTCGAGGAGCTCCTGTTGCATTGCCCCAGTTGGCTCCATCCAAACCTGGTGGCATGGCCAAAATATCTGTATCTGCACCATGTTCTAATAATAATTGAACAAGTTCATCTTCTCCTGCACAAACCGCTGCAAGCAAGGGAGTTTCATAATAGATATTTTTTTGATTAACATTAACATCATGGTCCAACAATGTTTGCATGCAGACTTTAGCTGTCTCTGTTTCTCTATCTTTTGGAATGTAAGCTTTACCCAGACCAAGTTTACCATACAAACACTTATGCAATGCCCCATCCGCATCCATATTGTAAAACAAGTCATCCATGGCGGGTGTTGTTTTAGAAACATTTAAATTTGGATTGGCTCCGTTGAATAATAACACCTCTAGCAAGGGAATATTTCTATTTTCAGCAGCTAAAATAATAGGTAAGCGTCCAAACCAGTCACTTTTATCCAACAAAGCATTGCTATCTTGCGCATGTTCAAGCAAAATTTTCACAACTGCAACTTGCGCTTCCTGTTGGTCAATATTTTTTGCTGTCAAACTTGATAGTAAAACCAATGGGCTGGTCATGTATTGAGCATAGGCTGCTAAACCATACTGTTTAATTCTATTACTTATATTCTCTGAACTCTGATTCATGCTATGCATGCCAAGAATATGGTATGGACTTTTCTTGTCTTCAAAAAAAACACTTGTTTCAACTGTCACTTTTTCATGCTGCAAAAGTTGTTGAACTTTTTCAACATCATAGTTGCGCAAGGCTTTTTCAAATTCAACAACACTGTCATCAATCTTATTGAGGTTTTGATACAATGTTCTAGAATCAATATTGGGATGGTTAACTAAATATGTAAAATACTCTTCAACTGAAGAAAATTGAACCTCTTGTGACAAAACACTCAAAGCTAGCAAGCATGTCATTAAAAAAGCTTTCATACCACAATTTGTAACAGGTTATATACTCTGCATCAAGACCTAAAAAATTGAAAAAAATGGGCTGATTGTTGATGTTTAATGAAGCGTTGGTTCTAGAATTTCGTCATTAATTTGGCCATCGAGTAATTGGAAATAGCCAAAAATCATGGCTTTTTGCAAATCACTATCTAAGGTTTGCAAATATTGTTTTTTCTCCTCAAAATTATCCAATAACAATAAATCATTGAGAATGTCGTTGATTTCTTCAATACGCCCCTCAAACAGATCTAATAAGCTGTCATGTTCATCCCTAAACGTTAGTCTAATCATGTCTAAATTGAATAACAGATGATTACCTTTACGTCCTTCATCTAAAATAAAATTCAGTTTATAAAGCTCACCAAATGTATCCGGTATATCCATCCTCATGACCACTTTTCTCATTCTTTACACTTTATACCCCTGAGAAAAAACGTCAAGTGCCTTACTTTTACCTTTATTTTACAAGTGCTTAGAGACTCAGTTTGAAACTGAACAAAAATATTTTAATTTTTTAGATTATGCCCAATTAAAGTTACTTCTCTTGAGCAACAACTTTCATATTTGGCTTTTGAACATAGAGCTTGTAGCCTAAATTAGAAATAAAAAATTCTAAGCTTGTTCTTAAATCTTTACGGTGAACAATCCTGTCTACCATACCATGCTCCAATAAAAACTCCGAGCGTTGAAACCCTGCAGGCAAAGTTTGTTTAATGGTTTGCTCAATCACCCTAGGTCCAGCAAAACCTATTAAGGCATTTGGTTCTGCTAAATGGACATCGCCCAACATGGCCATCGATGCTGCTACGCCACCTGTGGTTGGATGGGTGAGTAAAACAATGTACGGAATTCCAGCTTTTTTAAGTTTTTTTATGGCGGCTGAACATTTTGCCATTTGCATGAGCGATAAAATCCCCTCTTGCATCCTAGCCCCGCCAGAAGCCGTAATCACAACGACAGGTTTTTTTTCTTTTAAGGCTAATTCATAGGTGCGAGTAAGTTTTTCTCCCACCACAGATCCCATGCTTCCACCCATATACTCAAAAACAAAAGATCCTAGGATAAAATCTTTACCTTTAATTTGAGCTTTGCCATAAATATACGCTTCATTTTCATTGGGAAGGCTTTTCGCCATGGCTTTAATTCTATCACTGTATTTTTTACTGTCTTTAAACTGTAATGGATCTGTAGGCTTTAGGTTATGATCAACTTCATCAAAGCTACCAGGATCAACAATACAATCTATTCTTTGCCTAGCTGATAATTTAAAATGGTGTTGGCAGTTTGAGCATACCATTAAATTTTTGGCCAGATCTTGGGCAAATAAAATTTCCTGACAAGATGGGCATTT
This window encodes:
- the accD gene encoding acetyl-CoA carboxylase, carboxyltransferase subunit beta, with translation MSWLNKFKAPRISNQTKKREDVPEGLWEKCPSCQEILFAQDLAKNLMVCSNCQHHFKLSARQRIDCIVDPGSFDEVDHNLKPTDPLQFKDSKKYSDRIKAMAKSLPNENEAYIYGKAQIKGKDFILGSFVFEYMGGSMGSVVGEKLTRTYELALKEKKPVVVITASGGARMQEGILSLMQMAKCSAAIKKLKKAGIPYIVLLTHPTTGGVAASMAMLGDVHLAEPNALIGFAGPRVIEQTIKQTLPAGFQRSEFLLEHGMVDRIVHRKDLRTSLEFFISNLGYKLYVQKPNMKVVAQEK
- a CDS encoding TlyA family RNA methyltransferase, which codes for MKKTSARIRLDQLLVDQNLADSKSKAQAMIMAGEVYIGEEKQSKPGHKVAQDSPVQIKNIIPTYVSRGGLKLAGAIKDFSIQAKGLICLDVGASTGGFTDCLIQHGAQHVYCIDVGKNQLHYKLHQHPKISWRESLHVKDFLAEKTFSPVNLKHKVDLVVIDCSFIALEKVMPHIVDTLHAQSQVIALIKPQFQAQAKDLVKGVIKDQTLRQNLIVSCIDTIESSLPFRCTAKSDSHIKGPKGNQECFVLFEYQE
- the xseB gene encoding exodeoxyribonuclease VII small subunit gives rise to the protein MVEKKSKKMAFEVALEELETIVSQLESKDMPLEKSLALFEKGISLSKTCTQQISEAEDKVDQLLQQLQQNQEQDD
- a CDS encoding polyprenyl synthetase family protein: MIQEHLTQLLQLTKDQCDTYLKQYLKQQNNFSTRLQEACEYSLFAGGKRIRPALSFALAKDLGVENIDQITPIGAALECIHTYSLIHDDLPAMDDDSLRRGQATCHIAFDEATAILAGDALLNMAFEILSSSQWDLVPEKKIQIIAYISEKSGACGMVGGQMLDLLHENNPHLDQNTLEQIHMGKTAALINAALVAPAIVLNLDQKKQTLLSTVANQIGLAFQVADDILDVTQDSQTLGKNANSDLEQQKSTYVSILGLEQAQNVMHTLLQSVLSNIKALELKHNNLECLSKFIIERKS